A genomic stretch from Hemicordylus capensis ecotype Gifberg chromosome 1, rHemCap1.1.pri, whole genome shotgun sequence includes:
- the LOC128340361 gene encoding uncharacterized protein LOC128340361, whose amino-acid sequence MELWCRPLLAINCGLMPAGNSSGLFPLQSCPSTPLIPSAPTPPPPFPRPYEYPEDDWVQPIYPSPPPPQPQVIPQPQLHPIPNVPDVQRAPSPGRGAGIGLVDLGTTPLQRLRKDLEALDLAIVPSNSGTVSLTNPKTSPVAWHTRSKSSSRVPILAPLRETLTATGERTLVHVPFSSADLMNWKLQTKSLREDLVACSSLFESVFATHKPIWADVQQMAGSLLTAEERRLLLQKATQLAANMGARQTPVATAADLYPLQDLNWDPNTDAGSAALDTFRQLFLEALKTCVPRHTNLNRLHQTFQGPKESPGDFLERLEKCLCQFTSLDLKSPEAEHILRAAFLAQSAQDIRKRLNKLDAPLTMALDSLVEAAYRVYTQRANPDPESEKEKEKEREKEKEKEKKKKVGGSKPHILYAGRGKGAQQGPGRASPRQGSPYCCHCGNPNHWVRNCPTRFQGPQPFPQQMQQMPYWQTASAVQPQQHFQSQQQFQQFQPQQQFQPQQFQPQQQGGQQFQSQQQPYQSSPQSPYQQRNSR is encoded by the exons ATGGAATTATGGTGCAGACCTCTGTTAGCTATAAACTGTGGGCTAATGCCCGCAGGGAATTCTTCTGGACTATTTCCCTTGCAGTCTTGCCCTTCCACTCCCCTCATTCCTTCCGCTCCCACCCCTCCTCCACCCTTTCCCAGGCCCTATGAATATCCAGAAGATGATTGGGTTCAACCTATTTACccatctccacccccaccacaacctcAGGTTATTCCCCAGCCTCAGTTGCATCCAATTCCCAATGTGCCTGATGTACAGAGAGCACCCTCTCCAGGAAGGGGGGCGGGCATAG GTTTGGTTGACTTGGGAACAACACCATTGCAGCGTTTAAGGAAAGATTTGGAAGCCTTGGATTTAGCTATTGTGCCTAGTAACAGCGGTACCGTCTCCCTTACAAACCCCAAAACCAGCCCCGTTGCCTGGCATACTAGgagtaaaagcagcagcagggtccCAATTTTGGCTCCATTGAGGGAGACTTTAACTGCCACAGGGGAACGAACATTAGTCCATGTTCCCTTTTCATCTGCAGATTTAATGAACTGGAAGTTGCAAACCAAATCACTTAGAGAAGACCTGGTAGCCTGCTCTAGTCTCTTTGAGTCTGTGTTTGCTACTCACAAACCTATATGGGCCGATGTCCAGCAAATGGCCGGTTCCTTGCTTACAGCGGAGGAACGACGCCTCCTTTTGCAAAAAGCTACCCAGTTGGCCGCCAACATGGGCGCCCGTCAGACACCAGTAGCCACAGCAGCAGATCTATATCCTTTGCAGGATCTTAACTGGGATCCAAATACTGATGCTGGGAGtgccgctttggacacttttcgCCAGCTCTTTCTAGAGGCTCTCAAAACTTGTGTGCCTAGACATACAAATCTGAACAGACTTCATCAGACCTTTCAGGGTCCAAAAGAATCGCCAGGAGACTTTCTGGAAAGGCTTGAAAAATGCCTTTGCCAGTTCACGTCCCTGGACCTTAAATCTCCAGAAGCAGAACATATTTTGAGAGCAGCATTTTTAGCTCAGAGTGCCCAGGACATTAGAAAAAGGCTGAATAAGTTAGATGCACCTTTAACCATGGCCCTCGACTCTTTAGTGGAAGCAGCCTACCGTGTCTATACACAGAGAGCGAACCCAGACCCAGAGtcagaaaaagagaaggagaaggaaagggagaaggagaaagaaaaagagaagaagaagaaagttggAGGAAGTAAACCACATATCCTATATGCTGGTCGAGGAAAGGGGGCCCAGCAGGGGCCGGGAAGAGCATCCCCTCGACAGGGATCTCCATATTGTTGCCATTGCGGAAATCCAAACCATTGGGTCCGGAACTGTCCGACCCGGTTTCAAGGGCCGCAGCCATTTCCACAGCAAATGCAGCAAATGCCCTATTGGCAGACAGCCTCGGCTGTCCAGCCACAGCAGCATTTCCAGTCCCAGCAGCAGTTCCAACAATTTCAGCCGCAACAGCAGTTTCAACCACAACAATTTCAACCCCAGCAGCAGGGGGGCCAGCAGTTCCAATCCCAACAACAGCCCTACCAGTCTAGTCCCCAGAGTCCCTATCAACAAAGGAACTCCAGATAG